In Phormidium yuhuli AB48, one genomic interval encodes:
- the clpB gene encoding ATP-dependent chaperone ClpB: MQPTNPNQFTEKAWEAIARTPDIAKQAKNQHIESEHLMQSLLEGQGLANSIFKRAGVSVVNLADATRQFIEKQPKVSGSNESVYLGQSLDQLLDHADGYRKDYGDEYISIEHLVLAYLKDKRFGKPTFQSFNLSEAKLKETIQQIRGTQKVTDQNPEGKYDALEKYGRDLTEAARTGKLDPVIGRDDEIRRTVQILSRRTKNNPVLIGEPGVGKTAIAEGLAQRIVKGDVPESLRDRKLIALDMGSLIAGAKYRGEFEERLKAVLKEVTDSDGQIVLFIDEIHTVVGAGATQGAMDAGNLLKPMLARGELRCIGATTLDEYRKYIEKDAALERRFQQVYVDQPSVVDSISILRGLKDRYETHHNVKISDSALVAAATLSTRYISDRFLPDKAIDLIDEAAAKLKMESTSKPEELDEIDRRILQLEMEKLSLQKESDDASKERLQRIEKELADCKEEQSHLNAQWNAEKELLEERKGLKEQIDRLHVDIEEAERNYDLNRAAELKYSKLPELEKQLNETEARFANAQNSGEALLREEVTESDIAEIISKWTGIPLSKLVESEKEKLLHLEDELHRRVVGQEEAVTAVADSIQRSRAGLADPNRPVASFLFLGPTGVGKTELGKALAAYLFDTEDAIVRIDMSEYMEKHTVSRLIGAPPGYVGYDEGGQLTEALRRRPYAVILFDEVEKAHPDVFNVLLQVLDDGRVTDSQGRTVDFKNSIIIMTSNIGSQFILDVSGNDEDYDEMRSRVLEALRANFRPEFLNRIDDTIIFHALEKSQLREIVKLQVVRLEQRLADKKMALKLSEGAIDLLADVGYDPVYGARPLKRAIQRELETQIAKGILRGEFNEGDTVFVDVENERLAFKRLPAELATV; encoded by the coding sequence ATGCAACCAACCAATCCTAACCAATTTACCGAGAAAGCCTGGGAGGCGATCGCCCGTACCCCCGATATCGCCAAACAAGCGAAAAACCAACACATTGAAAGCGAACATCTAATGCAGTCCTTACTCGAAGGACAGGGACTCGCCAATAGTATTTTTAAACGTGCCGGGGTGTCTGTGGTCAACCTCGCTGACGCCACCCGCCAATTTATTGAAAAACAGCCTAAAGTCAGTGGTAGCAATGAGTCTGTCTATCTCGGACAGAGCCTCGACCAACTCCTCGACCATGCAGACGGGTATCGTAAAGACTATGGTGATGAGTATATCTCCATCGAACACCTCGTCCTAGCCTATCTCAAAGATAAGCGTTTTGGAAAACCCACCTTCCAAAGCTTTAACCTAAGTGAAGCGAAACTGAAAGAGACCATCCAACAAATACGCGGAACCCAAAAAGTGACAGACCAAAACCCAGAAGGAAAATACGACGCCTTAGAGAAATACGGACGGGATTTGACAGAAGCCGCCCGCACCGGGAAACTCGACCCAGTGATTGGACGGGACGACGAAATCCGCCGCACCGTGCAGATTCTCTCGCGACGCACCAAAAATAACCCTGTGCTAATCGGCGAACCCGGTGTTGGCAAAACGGCCATCGCCGAGGGATTGGCCCAGCGTATCGTCAAAGGAGATGTTCCTGAATCCCTGCGCGATCGCAAACTCATCGCCCTCGATATGGGGTCTCTCATTGCTGGGGCCAAATATCGCGGTGAATTTGAGGAACGTCTGAAAGCGGTTCTCAAGGAAGTCACCGACTCCGACGGTCAAATTGTCCTCTTTATCGACGAAATCCATACCGTTGTCGGTGCTGGGGCTACCCAGGGGGCCATGGATGCGGGGAACCTGCTCAAACCCATGTTGGCTCGGGGTGAACTGCGCTGCATTGGTGCAACCACTCTGGATGAATACCGCAAGTATATCGAGAAAGATGCCGCCCTAGAACGGCGTTTCCAACAAGTCTATGTCGATCAGCCTAGTGTGGTGGATAGTATCTCGATTCTGCGGGGCTTGAAAGACCGCTACGAAACCCACCATAACGTCAAAATCTCCGACAGCGCCCTGGTGGCGGCGGCGACTCTCTCAACACGCTATATCAGCGATCGCTTCCTTCCCGATAAAGCCATCGACCTCATCGACGAAGCAGCGGCGAAACTGAAAATGGAGAGTACCTCCAAACCCGAGGAACTCGACGAAATTGATCGCCGCATCTTGCAGTTAGAAATGGAGAAACTCTCCCTACAAAAAGAGAGTGACGATGCCTCGAAAGAGCGACTGCAACGCATTGAGAAAGAACTGGCCGACTGTAAAGAAGAACAGTCCCATCTCAACGCCCAATGGAACGCTGAGAAAGAACTCCTAGAAGAACGTAAAGGCCTCAAAGAACAAATTGACCGCCTCCATGTCGATATCGAAGAAGCCGAGCGCAACTATGACCTCAACCGGGCCGCTGAACTGAAGTACAGCAAACTCCCCGAACTCGAAAAACAACTCAACGAAACCGAGGCCCGCTTCGCCAATGCCCAAAATAGCGGTGAAGCACTCTTGCGGGAAGAAGTCACCGAGTCCGATATTGCCGAGATTATCTCCAAATGGACGGGGATTCCCCTGAGTAAACTGGTTGAGTCGGAGAAAGAGAAACTTCTCCATCTCGAAGACGAGTTACACCGGCGCGTGGTGGGCCAAGAAGAAGCCGTCACCGCTGTGGCCGACTCCATTCAGCGGTCTCGGGCCGGGTTGGCTGACCCCAATCGTCCGGTGGCGAGTTTCCTCTTCCTGGGACCGACAGGGGTTGGGAAAACTGAGTTAGGGAAAGCCCTGGCGGCCTATCTGTTTGATACCGAAGATGCGATCGTTCGCATTGATATGTCCGAGTATATGGAGAAACACACCGTTTCTCGTCTGATTGGTGCGCCTCCCGGATATGTGGGCTATGACGAAGGGGGACAATTAACTGAGGCCCTGCGTCGTCGTCCCTATGCGGTGATTCTCTTTGATGAGGTGGAAAAAGCCCATCCTGACGTCTTTAATGTCCTGTTACAGGTGTTAGATGATGGACGAGTCACGGATTCTCAAGGGCGGACGGTGGACTTCAAAAACTCCATCATTATCATGACCAGTAACATTGGTTCTCAGTTCATCTTGGATGTGTCTGGGAATGATGAGGATTATGATGAGATGCGATCGCGCGTCTTAGAGGCCCTGCGTGCCAATTTCCGTCCTGAGTTTCTCAACCGCATTGACGACACGATTATCTTCCATGCCTTAGAGAAGTCCCAGTTACGGGAGATTGTCAAGTTACAGGTGGTACGCCTGGAACAACGACTGGCGGACAAAAAGATGGCCCTGAAACTCTCCGAAGGGGCGATCGACCTGTTGGCAGATGTGGGATACGATCCGGTTTATGGGGCCCGTCCCCTCAAACGGGCCATTCAGCGGGAACTGGAAACCCAAATCGCCAAGGGGATTCTACGCGGGGAGTTCAACGAGGGCGATACGGTGTTTGTGGATGTGGAAAATGAACGCCTGGCCTTCAAACGCCTCCCAGCGGAGTTGGCGACGGTGTAG
- a CDS encoding type II toxin-antitoxin system HicB family antitoxin encodes MVQGDRDIMLTYKGYTGNIEVDTDSRMFHGSVLDVKDVIAYHGSSYEELEQDFRGAIDDYLEYCRELGETLDKSLF; translated from the coding sequence ATGGTACAAGGAGATCGCGACATCATGTTGACCTATAAAGGCTACACCGGAAACATTGAGGTTGATACGGACAGCCGTATGTTTCACGGTTCTGTTTTGGACGTTAAAGATGTGATTGCTTATCATGGTTCTAGCTATGAAGAACTAGAGCAAGATTTTCGCGGGGCGATCGATGATTATTTAGAGTACTGTCGAGAGTTGGGAGAAACTCTTGACAAGTCCTTATTCTGA
- a CDS encoding FAD-binding domain-containing protein, with translation MTNLVLFWHRRDLRLTDNVGLAEAFEHSPNLVSCFCFDPDILERDDIAPARMAYLLGCLESLEKAYRELGGHLLFLRGKPEDKIPELAQALGARAVYWNQDVEPYGRERDRRVKERLTQQSVEVHECWDQLLHPPGEVLTGTSNNCKPYTVYTPYWKNWSRQPKDQPITPPDSLQGLSEKDEQGLEGVGAIALPSLRDLGFTWDAPLILEPGEAAAKAQLESFCNQAIYSYDEQRNFPFNDGTSRLSPALKFGAIGIRDVWRATELVMDTTRSDEGRDNILSWQQELAWREFYQTVMYFFPELAEGPYREPWDRFPWQNDEQKFAAWCEGKTGFPIVDAAMRQLNQTGWMHNRCRMIVASFLTKDLIINWQWGEKYFMQTLIDGDLSANNGGWQWSASSGMDPKPLRIFNPASQAKKYDPEAEYIRHWLPEIRALETKDLVTGNIAPLDCEACGYPRAIVNHNEQQRLFKQIYKDLKG, from the coding sequence ATGACTAACCTGGTTTTATTCTGGCATCGACGAGACTTACGACTGACCGATAATGTTGGCTTAGCTGAAGCGTTTGAACACAGTCCTAACCTCGTTTCCTGCTTTTGTTTTGATCCAGATATTCTGGAACGAGATGATATTGCGCCGGCTCGTATGGCTTACCTATTGGGTTGTTTAGAGTCCTTAGAAAAGGCCTACCGTGAACTAGGCGGGCATTTATTATTTCTACGGGGTAAACCCGAGGACAAAATTCCCGAACTAGCGCAAGCTTTAGGGGCGAGGGCCGTCTATTGGAATCAGGATGTAGAACCTTATGGCCGGGAGCGCGATCGCCGGGTTAAGGAACGCTTAACTCAGCAAAGCGTGGAGGTTCACGAATGTTGGGATCAACTGCTGCATCCTCCGGGAGAGGTCTTAACAGGAACCAGTAATAACTGTAAGCCTTATACAGTCTATACTCCCTATTGGAAAAACTGGAGCCGTCAGCCGAAAGACCAACCCATTACCCCGCCAGACTCCTTGCAAGGACTGAGCGAGAAGGACGAGCAGGGATTGGAGGGGGTGGGGGCGATCGCCCTGCCTAGCTTAAGGGATTTAGGCTTTACTTGGGATGCGCCGCTCATTTTGGAACCGGGAGAAGCGGCCGCGAAAGCACAGTTAGAGTCCTTTTGTAATCAGGCAATTTATAGTTATGATGAGCAGCGAAATTTCCCGTTTAATGATGGAACCTCTCGTTTGAGTCCGGCCTTGAAATTTGGGGCGATCGGTATTCGTGACGTTTGGCGTGCCACTGAGTTGGTGATGGACACCACTCGGAGTGATGAAGGTCGAGATAACATCTTGTCCTGGCAGCAGGAGTTAGCCTGGCGGGAGTTTTATCAAACGGTCATGTACTTTTTCCCGGAACTTGCTGAGGGTCCCTATCGCGAACCCTGGGACCGCTTCCCTTGGCAAAATGATGAACAGAAGTTTGCGGCTTGGTGTGAGGGAAAAACAGGATTTCCGATTGTGGATGCCGCGATGCGACAACTCAATCAGACCGGCTGGATGCACAATCGTTGTCGCATGATTGTTGCCAGTTTCTTGACCAAAGACTTAATTATAAATTGGCAATGGGGGGAGAAATACTTTATGCAAACCCTCATTGACGGCGATTTATCGGCGAATAATGGGGGCTGGCAATGGAGTGCATCGAGTGGCATGGACCCGAAACCCTTGCGGATTTTTAACCCGGCGAGTCAAGCCAAGAAATATGACCCCGAGGCTGAGTATATCCGCCACTGGCTGCCGGAGATTCGCGCCTTGGAGACGAAAGATTTAGTGACGGGGAATATTGCCCCGTTGGATTGTGAGGCTTGTGGTTATCCTCGGGCGATTGTTAATCATAATGAACAACAACGGCTGTTTAAGCAGATTTATAAGGATTTGAAGGGTTAA
- a CDS encoding NUDIX hydrolase, with protein MSFAQESPEILKKRLFFGGRKFDFEVNRLRLPNGAEGDWECIRHPGGALAVPVTPEGELVLVRQYRFAVQGRILEFPAGTVEVNEDPGETIRREIEEETGYRASQWRKLGEFILAPGYSDEIIYAYLAQGLEKLERPPAQDEDEDIEVVLMRPEALDAAILAGEPVDSKSMSSFLLAKPFL; from the coding sequence ATGTCTTTTGCTCAGGAATCCCCAGAAATCCTTAAAAAGCGTCTCTTCTTTGGGGGTCGTAAGTTTGACTTTGAGGTTAATCGTTTACGTCTGCCCAACGGCGCGGAAGGAGACTGGGAGTGCATCCGTCATCCGGGAGGGGCCCTAGCGGTTCCCGTCACCCCTGAGGGGGAACTGGTGTTAGTCCGACAATATCGTTTCGCAGTCCAGGGGCGTATTCTGGAGTTTCCCGCCGGAACCGTAGAAGTCAATGAAGACCCTGGGGAGACGATTCGCCGTGAAATTGAAGAAGAAACCGGCTATCGAGCCAGTCAATGGCGGAAGTTAGGGGAGTTTATCCTAGCTCCGGGTTACTCCGATGAAATCATTTATGCCTATCTGGCTCAAGGTCTAGAGAAGTTGGAACGTCCTCCGGCACAGGATGAGGATGAGGATATTGAAGTGGTTTTGATGCGTCCCGAGGCCCTAGACGCGGCGATTCTAGCGGGAGAACCCGTTGATTCTAAATCCATGTCTAGTTTCTTGTTAGCGAAACCCTTTCTATAA
- the folK gene encoding 2-amino-4-hydroxy-6-hydroxymethyldihydropteridine diphosphokinase, whose amino-acid sequence MKESVAIALGSNLGDSRGILEGAVGRLRSLLDNLQQSHWYRTKPVGPPQPDYLNGCVIGTTSLEPLELLQRLLEIEAEFGRVRGERWGARTLDLDLLLYGDRILKHPQLEVPHPRMTERGFVLVPLAEIAPHWRDPSSGNSIRQLQEALNYSDVHLIS is encoded by the coding sequence GTGAAGGAATCAGTGGCGATCGCCCTGGGTAGCAATTTAGGCGACTCGCGAGGGATATTAGAGGGAGCGGTGGGCCGTCTGCGATCGCTCCTTGACAACCTACAACAGTCCCATTGGTATCGCACCAAACCCGTGGGCCCCCCCCAACCGGATTATCTCAATGGTTGTGTGATAGGGACCACCTCCCTAGAGCCTCTGGAACTGCTCCAGAGGCTTTTGGAGATTGAAGCCGAGTTTGGACGAGTGCGAGGGGAACGCTGGGGCGCGAGAACCCTAGATTTGGACCTGTTGCTCTATGGCGATCGCATCCTCAAGCATCCCCAGTTAGAGGTTCCCCATCCCCGCATGACAGAGCGAGGGTTCGTCTTAGTCCCCCTAGCCGAAATTGCCCCCCATTGGCGAGATCCCAGCTCAGGCAATTCGATCCGGCAGCTACAAGAGGCGTTAAACTATTCTGATGTACACTTAATTTCTTAA
- a CDS encoding carbohydrate ABC transporter permease, whose translation MTTTKSQPQSQGFNWSQLVLPISVFLVLAFSLGPIIWQFLTSIKTNDAIVSIPNVYLPGPDQLTETHYTDLFARRPFHRYIFNSAFVAFTSTLLCLGFGAPAAYALTRLKLPGERIILSLVLIITLFPYILLFLGLLELVQFFGLGNNYLALIVPYTAINLPLTILVMRSFFQQLPKDLEDSAKVDGYGTVSMLWKIVLPMTLPAMVTTGILAFIFAWNEFIFALTFITRDAMQTIPVAAAQLGGASIFEVPYGTTAAATVLGTAPLVVLVLFFQRKIVQGLTSGAVKG comes from the coding sequence ATGACAACAACAAAATCTCAACCGCAATCCCAAGGATTTAACTGGAGCCAACTGGTCTTACCGATTTCAGTCTTCCTTGTTTTAGCCTTTAGCCTCGGGCCAATAATTTGGCAGTTTTTGACCTCCATCAAGACCAATGATGCGATCGTCTCAATTCCCAATGTCTATCTCCCCGGGCCCGACCAACTGACAGAGACTCACTACACCGACCTATTTGCCCGTCGTCCCTTCCACCGCTACATCTTCAATAGTGCCTTTGTTGCGTTTACCTCCACCCTCCTCTGTTTGGGGTTCGGCGCACCGGCAGCTTACGCCCTGACTCGGCTGAAACTCCCGGGAGAGCGGATTATTCTCTCGTTGGTGCTGATTATTACCTTGTTCCCCTATATTCTCCTGTTTTTGGGTCTGTTAGAATTGGTCCAATTTTTTGGGTTAGGGAATAACTACTTAGCTTTGATTGTTCCCTACACCGCCATTAACCTACCCTTGACAATTTTGGTGATGCGAAGTTTCTTCCAGCAGTTACCGAAAGATTTGGAAGATTCAGCGAAAGTGGATGGCTATGGAACCGTCTCCATGTTGTGGAAAATTGTCCTGCCCATGACCCTCCCGGCGATGGTCACCACGGGAATTTTGGCCTTTATTTTCGCGTGGAATGAGTTTATTTTCGCCCTAACCTTTATCACCCGAGATGCCATGCAAACCATTCCGGTGGCGGCGGCCCAACTTGGGGGAGCCTCTATCTTTGAAGTTCCCTATGGAACCACCGCAGCCGCAACAGTATTAGGGACAGCTCCCCTGGTGGTGTTAGTGTTGTTCTTCCAACGCAAGATTGTTCAAGGCTTAACCTCGGGAGCGGTGAAAGGGTGA
- a CDS encoding carbohydrate ABC transporter permease, protein MAQSNMRKRQQLTGWVLVLPAVLVLLLVYAYPIGRAFWLSLFTQNLGTQLEPVATGLGNYARIWGDGAFWNSIWNTTVFTVIALTLELILGMAIALVLNRSFRGRGVVRTIAILPWALPTAIMALAWTWIFNDQYGVVNDILMRLGLIDSGINWLGDPTLAMISVITADVWKTTSFVSILLLAGLQSIPQDLYEAHAIEGATPWQSFRQITLPLLMPQILIAALFRFAQSFGIFDLIQVMTEGGPGGSTQMVALYIYDNVRRYLDFGYGAALVVITFLILIAVVAIAFYVLERVRKSAGAEM, encoded by the coding sequence ATGGCACAAAGCAATATGCGTAAACGCCAGCAACTCACGGGATGGGTGTTAGTTCTCCCGGCCGTGTTAGTTCTGTTATTAGTCTATGCCTACCCCATTGGCCGAGCCTTTTGGTTGAGCTTATTTACCCAGAACCTGGGGACACAACTGGAACCCGTGGCGACGGGCCTAGGGAACTATGCGCGAATTTGGGGCGATGGTGCCTTCTGGAATAGCATCTGGAATACAACCGTGTTTACGGTCATTGCCCTGACCTTAGAGTTAATCTTGGGGATGGCGATCGCCCTAGTTCTCAATCGTAGTTTCCGGGGACGGGGCGTAGTCCGCACCATTGCGATTCTCCCCTGGGCCCTGCCCACAGCCATTATGGCCTTGGCTTGGACCTGGATTTTCAATGACCAGTATGGCGTTGTCAACGATATCCTAATGCGCTTGGGATTGATTGACAGTGGCATTAACTGGCTCGGGGACCCCACCTTAGCCATGATCTCAGTGATTACGGCAGATGTCTGGAAAACCACGTCCTTTGTCAGTATCCTACTCTTAGCCGGGTTACAGTCAATTCCCCAAGACTTATATGAGGCCCACGCCATTGAAGGAGCGACCCCCTGGCAAAGTTTCCGACAGATTACCCTACCTCTCTTAATGCCGCAGATTCTCATTGCGGCCCTGTTCCGTTTTGCCCAATCCTTCGGGATTTTTGACTTAATTCAAGTGATGACAGAAGGGGGGCCCGGCGGCTCAACCCAGATGGTCGCCCTTTATATTTATGACAATGTTCGCCGCTATTTAGACTTTGGCTATGGCGCCGCCTTGGTGGTGATTACCTTTTTAATTTTGATTGCCGTCGTCGCGATCGCCTTCTATGTCCTAGAACGAGTTCGAAAATCCGCTGGTGCCGAGATGTAA
- a CDS encoding ABC transporter substrate-binding protein, with protein MKSIWRSLRHSWQSLWQKRLFYGAIALITAVLVFGIHRFVLSQQPVQVSVLMQALERAQWEPLVERFEEENPDIRLEIVEGPNATNLVEDLYTSAFLLGDSIYDLVYMDIVWTPKFAAAGWLDPLDDRVSEEELSEFLEGDVEGGRFEGQLYRMPFRSDAGMLYYRSDLLEENGFEAPDTTEELIEISRALQDQGAVEWGYVWQGRQYEGLAAVFVEILEGHGGFWVDPDTEEVGLDEPEAIAAMEFLVQTIDDGISPRGVTTYQEEEARRFFQNGRTVFMRNWPYVWTLANEDNSPVQGKIAIKPMVHEAGFNPGACQGGWGLALVKDSPHKEEAWRVIEFITSESAQKEFVLNTGYVPSRRSLFNDPEIVEKYSHYPDLLEVQEQSVLRPPIAQYAQASDILQRNISSALTGRVSPQRAMERAAAETRRLLGQS; from the coding sequence TTGAAATCCATTTGGCGTTCCTTGAGGCATTCATGGCAGAGCCTCTGGCAGAAACGACTCTTCTACGGGGCGATCGCCCTCATTACCGCTGTCCTAGTTTTTGGGATTCATCGCTTTGTCCTCAGTCAACAGCCGGTCCAAGTCAGTGTCTTGATGCAGGCCCTAGAACGGGCCCAGTGGGAACCCTTAGTCGAGCGGTTTGAGGAAGAAAACCCTGACATTCGCCTAGAGATTGTCGAAGGTCCCAACGCGACAAATCTCGTAGAAGACCTCTATACCTCCGCCTTCCTCCTAGGGGATTCCATTTATGACCTCGTCTATATGGACATCGTCTGGACTCCCAAATTTGCCGCCGCCGGTTGGCTCGATCCCCTCGATGATCGCGTCAGTGAGGAAGAACTGAGCGAGTTCCTAGAAGGGGACGTAGAGGGAGGACGTTTCGAGGGCCAACTCTATCGGATGCCCTTCCGCTCGGATGCCGGGATGCTGTACTATCGCAGCGATTTACTGGAAGAAAACGGTTTTGAAGCCCCCGACACCACCGAAGAGTTAATCGAGATTTCTCGCGCTCTGCAAGACCAGGGAGCCGTAGAATGGGGCTATGTCTGGCAGGGACGACAATATGAAGGTCTCGCCGCCGTATTTGTCGAAATCTTAGAAGGCCATGGTGGCTTCTGGGTTGATCCAGATACGGAAGAGGTCGGTTTAGATGAACCTGAGGCCATCGCCGCCATGGAGTTTCTGGTGCAAACCATTGATGACGGGATTTCTCCCCGAGGTGTCACCACCTATCAGGAAGAAGAGGCCCGACGCTTCTTCCAAAATGGTCGAACCGTCTTTATGCGCAACTGGCCCTATGTCTGGACCCTAGCCAATGAGGACAACTCACCAGTTCAGGGCAAAATTGCCATTAAACCCATGGTTCACGAAGCCGGATTCAATCCGGGAGCCTGTCAAGGGGGTTGGGGATTAGCCTTAGTCAAAGATAGTCCCCACAAGGAAGAAGCCTGGCGGGTGATTGAATTTATAACCAGTGAATCGGCTCAGAAAGAGTTTGTTCTGAATACTGGCTATGTCCCCAGTCGGCGATCGCTGTTCAATGATCCGGAGATTGTGGAGAAATACAGCCATTATCCCGATCTCTTGGAAGTCCAAGAACAATCGGTATTACGACCTCCCATTGCTCAATACGCCCAAGCCTCAGACATTCTGCAACGGAACATCAGTTCTGCCCTCACCGGTCGTGTCAGTCCTCAACGGGCCATGGAACGAGCGGCCGCAGAAACTCGCCGTCTGCTGGGTCAAAGTTAA
- a CDS encoding urease accessory protein UreH domain-containing protein has translation MPHLTPAHLWELLPLTLLGFLGSFGHCVGMCGPLTVAFSLGQQQNRVPWRFHLLLNLGRVLSYTSVGVLLGTVSSTLVAGGQLAGVGSWIRQAIVIFTGLLLILMGLRQINPESLPNLPLLHPLKGTWHDRLSRLMNHLSGQNHGAVPLLLGICWGLIPCGFLYAAQLKAAETGSPLLGGLAMAAFGLGTAPMMVGVGLSVSRLSANRRSQLFRLGGWVTLSIGLLTLLRTDAMVDLTGHSALLLLMLALAARPLRPIWPSPLRYRRLIGVGAYVLVLAHLSHMLDHSLDWNPRAIAFLMPRQRWALWAGISAFLLMTPAALSSSDRAQRLLGKYWRPLHGLTRPALVLATLHGLTLGSHYLGTLSPNWGNWLRSLLLLILTLTVFLLRGGIGKKALSQQSLSSRDPNA, from the coding sequence ATGCCTCATCTGACTCCTGCCCACCTCTGGGAACTCCTGCCCCTCACCCTCCTCGGCTTTTTAGGGAGCTTCGGTCATTGCGTCGGGATGTGCGGTCCCTTAACCGTCGCCTTTTCCCTGGGACAACAGCAAAATCGAGTCCCCTGGCGCTTTCACCTGTTGCTGAACCTAGGGCGAGTTCTGAGTTATACCAGCGTTGGTGTACTTCTGGGAACCGTCAGTTCCACCCTCGTCGCCGGGGGCCAACTCGCCGGTGTGGGGAGTTGGATTCGTCAGGCGATCGTTATCTTTACCGGACTACTCCTGATCTTGATGGGGTTGCGACAAATCAACCCTGAGAGTCTGCCTAACTTGCCCCTCCTGCACCCCCTCAAAGGGACATGGCACGATCGCCTCAGTCGTCTGATGAACCATCTTTCTGGGCAAAACCATGGTGCAGTTCCCCTATTATTGGGGATTTGTTGGGGACTCATTCCCTGTGGCTTTCTCTACGCCGCCCAACTCAAAGCTGCTGAAACGGGGAGTCCCCTACTGGGGGGATTAGCCATGGCCGCCTTCGGCTTAGGAACTGCTCCCATGATGGTGGGGGTGGGCCTGTCCGTCTCGCGACTCAGTGCCAATCGTCGTAGTCAATTATTTCGCTTGGGGGGCTGGGTGACTCTCAGCATTGGCCTTCTCACCCTGCTGCGCACCGACGCCATGGTCGATTTAACCGGTCATAGCGCCTTACTTTTACTGATGTTGGCCCTGGCCGCCCGTCCCCTGCGTCCTATTTGGCCGAGTCCCCTGCGCTATCGTCGCCTGATTGGGGTTGGGGCCTATGTATTGGTGTTAGCTCATCTCAGCCATATGCTCGACCATAGCCTAGACTGGAACCCCAGGGCGATCGCCTTTCTGATGCCGCGACAGCGTTGGGCCCTATGGGCTGGCATTAGCGCCTTCCTCCTCATGACTCCCGCCGCCCTCAGTAGTAGCGATCGCGCCCAACGCCTCCTGGGCAAATACTGGCGGCCCCTACATGGCCTCACCCGTCCCGCCCTCGTCTTAGCAACTCTCCACGGCCTCACCCTAGGCTCCCATTATCTCGGGACTCTCTCCCCCAATTGGGGGAACTGGCTGCGATCGCTCCTACTACTGATATTGACCCTAACGGTTTTCCTGTTACGGGGGGGAATCGGCAAAAAAGCCCTAAGCCAACAATCCCTATCCTCCCGTGATCCCAACGCCTAG